In Citrus sinensis cultivar Valencia sweet orange chromosome 3, DVS_A1.0, whole genome shotgun sequence, the sequence TCCTTGTAGATAGAAGACCAGAGGAGAAGCCCCCGGATTGGCAAGATTTGACAATCAGTTTCTACTCTTGACTCATTTCACTCACaagaccagaaactgggggactggtgttaagtaaataaaagcacCAGGTCGGTCATGCTACTATTTCCACCCCGGCATGAATCACCTCAGCCAAATGGTACGAGCAAAACAGGGGCAACATGAGCCGAGCCGAGACGAATACTGACCAGAGGTATATACCGAGCTGGTACCCGTACCCCAAAAAGCGGAAACACGATCTCACAGAATCGCGGCAGTTGCGCTTTCCCAGAACCGTTGCGGGAGACGcgagatcccacgtttgcccatgATGCAGCAGTTAGAGTCCCATGAGGGGCTGCCACTACCCGAAAAAGGTGGGATGAAGGGCAAACAGGAACGTGGGGacagcggctataaaagaagaagaaatcgaCGAAGAAGGGGACAGAAAAACTGGAGAGAgggaaaacgctgccaaattgcaacCAGGCCATTTCCTTACAAATTTCTAACAAACATCTTAAATCCAAATTACactgttttcccgtaaacaccttgtgctaacttaggcatcggagggtttacgccggcaaaaccaccggcgtctctgatccgttTTCGGTGAACGCAGGTCTAGTGAGAGAAAGGAGGGTGATTCCAGCCTTAGCGGTTCGTGCAGCAGTCGATAACTCAAAtgttggtgaaagaatctggtcggtcTAAGGACGAGCAGATTTCGGCATCAACACCCTGCATAGGtagtaactaaaaaaattaacgttaaaatagttttaataaatacaaatatactttaaatagtttattttgtctaatagactaataatattataatatttgtaatatgtataaaataatttttaaaatgtaaattataatattattttaataatatctttttatctattatataatttttaaataaatatttgggttaaatagattttacgactaataaaaaatatctcatttattgataatattaaaattattttatataaattgaaaataattcgaatctttatatatttattttaatattatgtttatatcaattataaaatttaatttaatataatataatactgtaaagtattaaaatattttttgaagattaaaattatattttaatatacatatatttattttattttttcctttcggAAGCGAAAGCAAGTCCATGCCCGACAACTTGGGAGGAGAGGCTAAAGGCAAACcggaactttttttttttttcttggcttTCAAAGAAAGGAGTTACAGAGTTAGAGATATGTGGGTGTTCTTTTTCAATCACCTGAACAtcaaataaatacttttaggTTGAAAAAACAGAGTATCAATGACTCTTAGGTCTCGAAAGTGGGATCCACCTAtgttgcaacagttgcaacaTACCACACTTTTTGTCTTCATTCTAAACAGCTGTTggatataaattaaatgaatcgaAAGGTTGAAATTAGATGGTTGATAAATGAGGTATACACCGGGAACCGTTGATGCCGGTTGCTCAAAATTCATCCTATTAAACCAGTTATGTTTTATGTAcgaaaaatagaaattaggTTTTGATGGATTGTGGTTGAGAATCAATCTGGAGactagagctggcaaaacgggTCATCGGGTCGTGTTCGTGTTTGTGTTGTGTCAGtttcgtgtcgtgtcaaatttaagtCCACCCAAACccaacccatttaataatcgtgtcaaaatattgagacccaaacccgacacggaaagataatcgggttacccaataacccgtttaatatctatatattgaacaaaagttacatcaaatatttacaagttaCATCAAGTATTTACACACTATCATACATACgtatgtacatacatacatacatacatacatacataatttatcgatattataaaatatacatatctaccaatatattactcatttacactattgaggttttaattatatattatatatataaaaaatattatatatcaatattataaaatatacatgtctatcaatttttacacatttacactattgaagctctaaatgtatttaaaattttataaataaaatactgtgtttatattcacccttttaaagaataaaaaaaaaagaaaatcattattaatatttgagttttaatgataAGCATAtgtcttctaaaaaaaatgataagaatatgtaaattattttaaaatagaaaatataatcagGTCATTGATCGGataaatgggtcaagaattttaaccctaacccgacacggaaaaaattgtgttgacccgaacccgacacggaaaaaattgtgttgacccgaacccgacccgtttaataattgtgttaaatttgacgacccatacccatttatttatgtcgtgttcgtgtcgggtaatcgggtcgtgtcaaattttgccagctctactGGAGACAACTAAATCGAACGAAATTTGTCGCAATTTCTTGgggaaaaaattttgattattcaCGTATGTTGCATCTTGGGCTGGGGCTGTAAGACATATCAATTAAATGGTGAATTTGTTTGTGCAGTAGGTAATTGATTTCATTTGACAAATACTGTAGAGGCATTCAAGGGTTCTGTTCTTGGCATTCTCCTCGAGTTTAGTTTAGAAACACAAACATAACAATCCCTCTCAAACAGACTCctcaagaatgaaaaataataatacaagcCTCACACATCTCCAAGCTATAAAGTATATTCCAGttgcaaaattttgcaaaCTACAGATTTAGTTACATATTCAGCAGCAATATCCATCCTACTTTAGTTCATAGATCTCATTGGGTAAAATTTCAGTTCAAATTACACAGTGTCGTACTACCCTTATACTTCTTAAGAAGCACCGGGAACTGTTGTTGCAGTGTACATGTTTGGATCTTGATTTCGTGGAAAAGCATATCCATTGCCACTATAGCCCTGACCTCCATAGTGTTCCCCATTCCAGTGGTTACAGTGATCTCCTCTCCACTGTTTGTTCCCAGGATTGTGACTCCAAGAAAGACGGACTGTTTGCTTGCCTATAGCGGCCCCTTGTAACTTCTGCAATGCAACCTCAACATCCTTTCTGTTTGCAAATTGCACAAACCCACATCCTTTACCAACAGGTATTTTAACAGAGAGAATCTCACCAAAGTGAGAAAAAGGCTCTCTGAGATCCTTATCACTAACATTAAAATCAAGTGCCCCAACAAATATAGTTGCATTATTGGACTCACCATCAGATCCTTGGACCCTAGCACCATTTGACGCAGGTCCACCAGCCAATACAAGAGCTTGTGAAGAACACTGTTGTCGATATCCAGAAGCCTTTTTGGGGGTTGCAACATCTATGTGCATCGGCCTACTTGAACAATACACACCATTCATTTCGATCATGGCCCTTGACCTCTCATTTTCATCACCAAATCTAACAAAACCGTAACCTTTTGTACGGCCAGTATTCGAGTCGATGATAACTTTGGCTCCTTTTACAGATGGATACTCACTAGAAAAGGTCACCTGCAATATGCTATCAATTACATTTGAAACTTGACGATAGCTATTTCTATGGGAAATTGATCACAAATTCTGGGGGTTGAAAAGATTTTGATGATCTCAAATTCTAGGgtgtgaaaaaaatttcaacgaCGGCCTCCCAAAACAAAGTGAAAATCAGTATATACATGGACCCttatttaacatatttttgtacactttctttatttaataaattttttttataatttcttccAACAACCGGCCATAGACCTTTACCTACTTTCTAATTTTAACCGTTAGATTTATTTAGTTTACATCCAACGGTAATTTAGAATAAAGACAAAAAGTGTGGTATGTTGCAACTATTGCAACATAAGTGATATGTGGGTGTTCTTTTTCAATCACCcgaacattaaataaatacttataggttgaaaaaacagaaaatcaaTGACTCTTAGGTCTCAAAAGTGATAAGCTATCcgcatattttaatatttaacacacaacattaaataattggtCATTGTGGTCCCGAGCCCCTTCAAGTATACCAAACAACTTGAGCTCATCGCATCCATGTACGGCATCTTTTCCAGAAAAAACAGAGTAATAAAACAAAGCAGAGTATTAACTTCGGTCCTTTACTTTCCTTAATTTTCACCTCATAAGAAATCaatctcaaaattcaaaacttcgATTTGATGGGGCAAGAATGCAATTTTGATTCATGGAAGGCACATTCTGattctattatattaaatttattgaacaAAATAAGTAGCAAGAACagatacaataaataaataaaaagaaagtaaatgaaatgcgatatgcaaagaaaataaattgaaattgagatGCGCACTTACACTATTACACGTAGACtcagagaaaataatattcacTAGGCTGTGCCCTTCATTCGAGTTGTCTAAATCTTTTAGGTTGTGGTTCCTCATCATCATTACAGCAGCCACTTCCACTAGCTTCAGCCGCCCCAACATATCCTTCAAGACTTCGCTTTAGAAAGCTTGGGTCAGACGACGTCGTTGATCCTGCATCATCCCCGCAGCAACTTCCACTGGCTTCTGCCCTGTCTAAGTCATCATTACGGCCACGCGTAAAGGATGTTGATCCTGAACAATCGTGACCAAATTCGTTCAAATTCCAAACCGGATCAGTTGTTTGGTTGAACTTATCCCCTTGATGCACATAAATTGGATGGACACCACACCTCTTCACCATCAATCCCGACGGCGAGTCAAATGTCACTACACTAATATTTTCCCATTTCATGTAGTGTAGGAAAAGATGGTCTGACATAGCCTGACCGGATTCCTTTCCAAAAAGACTGACAACCAAACCCCGGATGGACAGCTCATGTACGGGATAATGAGGCAGCAATGGATAATAGTAAGGAAGTGAATATTTAGGGACACGAAAAACACAGCACATAGCATATCCCACAAGCTTACTATTCTTATACGTCTTTGGAGGCGTGCTTATTGTTATTGAAGAACCCTCATTATTCTGATACTCGAACCATTCTGGGATTTCACTTCCAGGAACAACAATGTTAAAATCTCTCCTACGGCCCTGAAACCcaccaaatatatatatatgtatattagAAAGCCATACCAATGCATAATTTTTAGGCATAATTTTAGCAACAGGTGAGAGACAGCGTAAGAAACTGACCGTACTTGTTCGCTGCACTTGTCCGACAGTGACATATCCTGTTTAATGTACTTGTCCGACAATGACATATTCTGCAACCGcacggaaaaaaaaagtgagtaaataaataaaataaaaagacataACATATATTGCATAAGTTTTAGGCATAATGTTAGCATAGGTGAGAGTAAAAGACTGACCTCAGAATTTTTAACGTACTCTTTCAGAAGTGAAAGCGCCAAATCATAGTTGCCAGCCAATTTCAAGCAATCCAGACATTGAAGGAATAAGCTCGGGAGTCGATGCtcgtttaattttaatacatcTGATAATGTCTCCAACGAAACACAACCGTCTAACGAAATCCAATGTATACTGGCTGGAAGTCGAGGAAGATTTTGAAGCATTTTGCATTCCTTTAAAGCAATGCCCAAAAGACTAGAAAGACGGTAAATGCTTGCCGGCAGcgtaaaaaaattgtttccaCTCAGATACAACTCTTTTAATGAGCATAAGTTGTCAATACCACTTGGGATTGCTCCTTCCTCTAGATCACAGTAACTGATATCCAATTTCGTTAAGCTACACAAACCTGACAGAGAAGACGGCAAACTCAAAGCCACCGGATCTGAACTCCTTCGTATCAAATTGACAGGGAAGCGCAGAAACCAGGATGCAGATGATGGTGATCCTTTGCACCCACGACAAGACAGTTCTTTAAGATTCTTTATAAGAAAAATCGACGATGGAGGTTGCCTTATAGCTGTACCACTTATATCAAGTTTTTCCAAACTTTCTACTTGCCCAAGCGTCTCAGGCACATTTTCAAGTTTGAAGCAGCCTGAGAGATTCAAAGTTTTGAGGGATTTCAAACCATTTATACTGCTAGGAAGTCTCACGAGAGTTTTGCAgtcattcaaattcaacaatCGAAGTTTGGTCAAAAGCTCTATAGATGATGGCACTTCTGTAATAGAAGTTCTATCTAAAAAGAGCTCTGACAGATCTTCCATACTTATCACACTCTCTGGAAATTTCACTATTTTCGAGCAACCAGAGAGCACGAGAGTTTTTAGACATTTTAAACTGCCTGTTGTAATTGGAAGAGTCTCGAGATTTCTGCAATCcttcaaattcaacaaaacaAGGCCAGACAGAAGTTCAATTGACACTGGCAATTCTCTGATAGCAGTTCCCTCCAAATGAAGGTTCGACAGATGCTCCACGCGTCCTGTAATCTCCGGAAACTCCCTGAATTTTGAAGTGCCAGAGAGATTCAAAGTTGAAAGACATTTGAATGCACTTATGTTCCTTGGAAGACTCTTGA encodes:
- the LOC102626638 gene encoding polyadenylate-binding protein RBP47A-like, with protein sequence MIEMNGVYCSSRPMHIDVATPKKASGYRQQCSSQALVLAGGPASNGARVQGSDGESNNATIFVGALDFNVSDKDLREPFSHFGEILSVKIPVGKGCGFVQFANRKDVEVALQKLQGAAIGKQTVRLSWSHNPGNKQWRGDHCNHWNGEHYGGQGYSGNGYAFPRNQDPNMYTATTVPGAS